The window AGCCCCTCGCGGACCAGGAAGGGCTCCGCGACCTCCTCCACGGTCTCCCGTTCCTCGCCGACCGCCACGGCGAGGGTGGACAGGCCCACGGGTCCGCCGCCGAAGAGCTTGAGCAACGCTTCGAGAACGGCCCGATCCAGTCTGTCGAGGCCGCGCCCGTCCACCTCGTACACCTGGAGGGCGGTGCCGGCCACCTCGCGGTTGATCACGCCGTCGGCCCGGACCTGGGCGTAGTCGCGGACACGGCGCAGCAGGCGGTTGGCGATACGCGGGGTGCCGCGGGAGCGTCCGGCGATCTCGGCGGCGCCGGCGGTGTCGATCTCGACGTCGAGGAGGCGGGCGGAGCGGTGGATCACGCGTTCCAGCTCCTCGGGGGCGTAGAACTCCATGTGACCGGTGAATCCGAAGCGGTCGCGCAGCGGCGGGGGCAGCAGGCCGGCCCGGGTGGTGGCGCCGACCAGGGTGAAGGGCGGCAGCTCCAGCGGGATCGCGGTGGCCCCGGGGCCCTTGCCGACGATCACGTCGACGCGGAAGTCCTCCATGGCCATGTAGAGCATCTCCTCGGCGGGCCGGGACATGCGGTGGATCTCGTCGAGGAAGAGGACCTCGCCCTCCTGGAGGGAGGAGAGGATCGCGGCGAGGTCGCCGGCGTGCTGGATGGCGGGGCCGGAGGTGATGCGGATGGGAGCGCCCATCTCGGCCGCGATGATCATGGAGAGGGTGGTCTTGCCGAGGCCGGGCGCACCCGAGAGCAGGACGTGGTCGGCGGTGGCTCCGCGCTGGCGGGCCGCCTTGAGGACGAGGTCCAGCTGCTGGCGGACCTTCTCCTGGCCGACGAACTCCCCGAGGTCCTTGGGGCGCAGGGCCGCCTCGACGGCGGTGTCCTCGCCGTCGGCGGCGGCCGCCACGATCCGGTCGTCGCTCTCGTCTTCCCAGTTCACGCTGTCAGTCTGCCTTCTCGGTGGTGGAGCAGGTGTTCGGTGCCCCGCGGGCGCAGCTCGGCACAGGGGGCCTCGCCGACGTTCGCGGAGCAGGGTGCGGGGCGGATCCGTGGCGGGGTCGGGGGCGGAAGAGCCCCGCTCATGGAGCCCCGGGCACGGCGGGGCCGCGGAGCGGTCAACGGGCCCGGTTGAGGGACTGCAGAGCCGCCCGCAGGAGCTGCGGCACGGGGGCGGAGCCGCCGGCGGCGATGGCCGCCTCGGCCTGCGGGGTGACTGCGGCGACGGCGTCCTCCGCGTCGCGCGAGGCGTAGCCGAGGCCGATCAGGGCGGCGGAGAGCTGCTCGGTCCAGGGGGCGGGTCCGGAGGCCGCGGCCCGCTGGGCGCCCACGAGGCCGCTGCTGCCCAGCGGAGCCCCCAGCTTGCCCTTCAGTTCGAGGAGCAGCTTCTGGGCCCCCTTCTTGCCGATGCCCGGTACCGCCACCAGCGCCTTCTCGTCCCCCGTGGAGACGGCGAGGCGCAGGGCGTCGGGGCTGTGCACGCCGAGCATGGCCTGCGCGAGCCTGGGCCCGACGCCGCTGGCGGTCTGCAGGACCTCGAAGACCTGGCGCTCGTCGTCGTCGGCGAAGCCGTAGAGGGTCAGCGAGTCCTCCCGTACGACCAGGGAGGTGGCCAGCCGGGCCTGCTCCCCCATCCGCAGGCCGGAGATGGTGTTCGGCGTGCAGTGCACGGCCATGCCCACTCCCCCGACCTCGATCACGGCAAGGGTGGGGGCGAGTGCGGCGACGGGGCCGCTGACGAAGGCGATCATCGGGTACGGCCTTTCGAGGCGTGCAGAGCGACCGCCTGCTGGAGGCGGTTCTGGGCGGGGGCCCGCCAGATGTGGCAGATGGCGAGGGCGAGGGCGTCGGCGGCGTCCGCCGGCTTGGGCGGCGCGTCCAGCCTCAGCAGCCGGGTGACCATCGCCCCGACCTGTGCCTTGTCGGCCCGGCCGCTGCCGGTGACGGCGGCCTTGACCTCGCTGGGGGTGTGCAGGGCGACCGGTATCCCGCGGCGGGCCGCGCACAGCATCGCCACGGCGCTCGCCTGGGCGGTGCCCATCACGGTGCTGACGTTGTGCTGGCTGAACACCCGCTCCACGGCGACGACTTCGGGCCGGTGCGTGTCGAGCCACTCCTCGATGCCCTGCTCGATGGCGACGAGCCGGAGGCCCAACTCGGCGTCCGCGGGCGTCCGTACGACCCCCACGCCGAGCATGGTCAGGGGCCGGCCGGCCACACCCTCGACCACGCCGACGCCGCACCGGGTCAGCCCCGGGTCCACACCGAGTACGCGCACGCACCAACCCCCTGTCCTTCGCTCGCCTGTCCGGTCCGGTGCAGGCTATCCGGCGCCACTGACAAAGCGACGGGCCGACAGGGTGTGTCCCTGTCGGCCCGTGGAAATCAGTGCCCGGATCAGGCGTCGACCTTCTCCATGACCTCGTCCGAGACGTCGAAGTTGGCGAAGACGTTCTGCACGTCGTCGCTGTCCTCCAGCGCGTCGATCAGCTTGAAGATCTTGCGCGCGCCCTCTTCGTCCAGCTCGACCTGCATGGTCGGCAGGAAGTTGGAGTCGGCCGAGTCGTAGTCGATGCCGGCGGCCTGGAGCGCGGTACGGACCGCGACCATGTCGGTGGCCTCGCTGATGATCTCGAAGCTCTCGCCGAGGTCGTTGACCTCTTCGGCACCGGCGTCGAGCACCGTCTCCAGAACGTCGTCCTCGGAGAGCTCGCCCTTGGGCAGCAGGACGACACCCTTGCGGTTGAACAGGTACGAGACCGAGCCCGGGTCGGCCATCGAGCCGCCGTTGCGGGTCATGGCGACGCGCACGTCGGACGCGGCACGGTTGCGGTTGTCGGTGAGGCACTCGATGAGCACCGCGACACCGTTGGGACCGTAGCCCTCGTACATGATCGTTTCGTAGTCGGCGCCGCCGGCCTCGAGTCCACCGCCGCGCTTGACCGCGGAGTCGATGTTCTTGTTCGGGACCGAGCTCTTCTTGGCCTTCTGGATGGCGTCGAAGAGCGTCGGGTTGCCATCGATGTCGGCGCCGCCCATACGGGCCGCGACCTCGATGTTCTTGATCAGCTTCGCGAAGAGCTTGCCGCGCTTGGCGTCAACCACGGCCTTCTTGTGCTTCGTCGTAGCCCATTTAGAGTGGCCGGACATCTGCCTGTCTCCTTCGCGTCACCAACAATGTTCGCCTCAGATCCTACCGGGACGCCGTTACAGCCCGGTGCGCACCATGTCGACGAAGTACGCGTGAACGCGGTCGTCTCCGGTCAGCTCGGGGTGGAACGAGGTCGCGAGGACATTGCCCTGGCGCACGGCGACCGTGTGGCCGTCGTACGTGGCGAGCACCTCGGCGGCGGCGCCGACCGACTCGACCCAGGGGGCACGGATGAAGACGCCCTCGACGGGACCGCCCGCTATGCCCGCGAAGTCGACCTTCGCCTCGAAGGACTCGTTCTGCCGGCCGAAGGCGTTGCGGCGCACGATCATGTCGATGCCGCCCAGCGTCTCCTGGTCCGCACGGCCGTCCAGGAGCTTGTCCGCGAGCATGATCATGCCGGCGCAGGTGCCGTACACGGGCATTCCGGCGGCCACGCGCTCGCGCAGCGGCTCCAGCATGCCGAACAGCACGGCCAGCTTCGACATGGTGGTGGACTCGCCGCCGGGGATCACCAGGGCGTCGACCTCGGCGAGCTCCTCGGGACGCCGGACCGGCCTGGCCACGGCGTCCGCCGCGGCCAGGGCGATCAGGTGCTCCCGTACGTCGCCCTGGAGCGCCAGGACACCGATCACGGGGGTGTTCGTCATGACCGATTACCAGCCGCGGTTGGCGTAGCGCTCGGACTCGGGGAGGGTGTCGCAGTTGATGCCGACCATGGCCTCGCCCAGGTTGCGGGAGGCGTCCGCGATGATCTTCGGGTCGTCGTAGAAGGTGGTGGCCTTCACGATGGCGGCGGCGCGCTTGGCCGGGTCGCCCGACTTGAAGATGCCGGAGCCGACGAAGACGCCCTCGGCACCGAGCTGGCGCATCAGCGCGGCGTCGGCGGGGGTGGCGACGCCACCGGCGGAGAACAGCACGACCGGGAGCTTGCCGAGCTCGGCAACTTCCTTGACGAGCTCGTACGGGGCGCGCAGCTCCTTGGCGGCGGCGAACAGCTCGTTGTTGTCGTAGCCGCGCAGGCGGGCGATCTCGTTCTTGATCTGGCGCAGGTGGCGGACGGCCTCGACCACGTTGCCGGTGCCGGCCTCGCCCTTCGAGCGGATCATGGCCGCGCCCTCGGCGATGCGGCGCAGGGCCTCGCCCAGGTTGGTGGCGCCACAGACGAAGGGGGTGGTGAACGCCCACTTGTCGGAGTGGTTGACCTCGTCGGCCGGGGTCAGGACCTCGGACTCGTCGATGTAGTCGACGCCGAGGGACTGCAGGACCTGTGCCTCGACGAAGTGGCCGATGCGGGACTTGGCCATGACCGGGATCGAGACGGCCTCGATGATCTCTTCGATCATGTTGGGGTCCGACATGCGCGCGACGCCGCCGTCCTTGCGGATGTCGGCGGGGACCCGCTCCAGGGCCATGACGGCCACGGCGCCGGCGTCCTCGGCGATCTTCGCCTGCTCGGCGTTGACCACGTCCATGATCACGCCGCCCTTCAGCTGCTCGGCCATGCCGCGCTTGACGCGCGAGGTGCCGATCGCCGACTCGGCGGACTGGGGGGAGGTGGGAAGCGTGCTCACGGATTGACCTCACTCGAAGGGAGCTCGAAAGGAAGACGGGGTACTGCTCGTACTACCCGACCGAGGAAACCCCAGGGGACCAGTCCACTACAAGGGCCAATGTGGAGCCTGTGGCTCCTTGATTTGTCCCTCGCGGCCCTTGGAAGGTCGGCCTGATCGGCAGGACACCCCCTAGACCGGCCGATCTGCAAGATCCACCGGAGGCTCGTCGTCCATTTCGAAGGCGAGCGGGAAGGGCGCGTGCCCCGCCAGTCTGAACCAGCGGACCTTGCGATGCCTGCGCAGCGCGCGGGCGGCCCGTACCGAGTCGTTGAGGAAGCGCCGCGCCATCGGCACCCGGCGGACGGCCGCCGCCAGCTCCTCCGTGGCCTCCGCCCCGCCGGGGGCCGCCTTGAGCACGTCGACCTGGTCGGCATCGGCGAAGACCGCCCGCAGTGCCTGGCTGAGCTCGCTCTCGGCGACCTCGCGGTGCTCCTCCTCGGCCTGCCGGGCGGCGTGCGCGGCCTCGTACAGCACCAGGGAGGAGGCGGGGTCGAGCACCCCGGAGGTGGCCACCTCCAGCACGACGGAGGCCCGGCGTACGAGCTGCGCGTCGAGGGCGGCCCGCGCGGCGTCCATCCGCGAGTGCAGCCGGTCGAGCCGGCCGGCGGTCCAGCTGAGGTAGACCCCGATGACTCCGAGAGCCAGGGCGATCCAGACAAGGGTTTCGATCACGCTGCGCGACCCTACCGCTCCACTCGTCCCCCGCCCCCATCGGGCCTGGCCCCGGCCACCCCGGACCGCATAGGGTCCATGATCCACACCGATCGGGGGGACACCGGCACATGGCGCCGTACCGCAGACCACTGGCCACAGCCCTGTCCGCCGTGGCGGCCGTCCTCGTGGCGGTCGCACTGGTCGCCGTCAGCCGGGGCGGCTCGTAGGGCGGCCTCGTCGTCCTGCACCAGGTGCGCGGCCATGTCGTCGCGATGGGCTGGGTGACGCTGATCGCCCTGATAGCGGCCGTCGTGCTGGGGGTGCGGCGCCCGTACACGCGCGTGACCGTGGACGCCGGCGGGCCGCCCGACCGGACCGTCAGCGCCGGCTGACCGGAGCGACGCCCCCGGACCCGGAGGCGGTGCGGCCCGTCAGGAGGACGAGACGTCCTTCGAGAAGCCCAGGCGGGTGCGCAGCGGTACCCGCTCGTCCGCGCCGACCGCCGCCGCGCCGTCCGTCACCGTTTCGTAGACGGCCAGGATGTCCGCCCCGACCGTGGACCAGTCGAAGCGGCGGACGTGCGCCGCGCCGCGGGCGCTGAGCTCGGCCCGGCGGCCTGGGTCGCGGAGCAGGGTGATCGCCGCCGTCGCCAGGGCGTCGGCGTTCTCGTTGGCGAAGAGGTCGCCCGCCCCGCCCTGGTCCAGGACCTGCGCGAAGGCGTCCAGGTCCGAGGCGAGGACCGCGGCCCCCGCCGAGAGGGCCTCGACCAGGATGATGCCGAAGCTCTCGCCGCCGGTGTTCGGGGCGACGTACACGTCGACGCTGCGCAGCAGCCGCGCCTTGTCCTCGTCCGAGACCATGCCGAGGAATTCGACCCGCTTGCGCAGGTCCGGGGGCAGGGAGGCCACCGCCTCCTCCTCGTCACCGCGGCCCGCGACGAGCAGCCGTACGTCCGGGCAGGCCTCGACGATCTTCGGGAAGGCGGCCATCAGCACCGGCAGGCCCTTGCGGGGCTCGTCGATCCGGCCGATGAAGCCCAGGGTCTGCCCGGACCACTCGGGGTTGGGCTCGGCCTTGGCGAAGAAGTCCACGTCGACGCCGTTGGGGATGACCACCGCGTCGCCGCCGAGGTGCTCCACCAGCGTGCGCCGGGCGTACTCGCTCACCGCGATCCGCGCGCTGATCTTCTCCAGGGCCGGCTGCAGGATCGGGTACGCGGCGATCATCGCCCGGGACCGGGGGTTCGAGGTGTGGAAGGTCGCTACGATCGGCCCCTGCGCCGCCCAGCAGGACAGCAGGCCCAGCGAGGGCGAGGCCGGCTCGTGGATGTGGATCACGTCGAAGGTGCCGTCGTGGAGCCAGCGCCGCACCCGGGCGGCGGAGAGGAACCCGAAGTTGAGGCGGGCCACGGAGCCGTTGTACGGGACCGGCACCGCCCGCCCCGCCGAGACCACGTACGGCGGCAGCGGGGTGTCGTCGTCCGCCGGAGCGAGCACGGACACCTCGTGGCCGAGGCGGATCAGGTGCTCCGCCAGGTCCCGGATGTGGAACTGGACGCCACCCGGCACGTCCCACGAGTACGGGCACACGATGCCGATCTTCACTACGGGCGCTCCTCCAGGTCGTCCAGCCACAGCCGCTGCAGCATGTGCCAGTCCTCCGGGTGCTCGGCGATGCCCCACGCGAAGACGTCCGCCACCGCCTGCGTCATGACGGTGGTCTTCTCGGTCCGGGTCCCGGTCTTCGGAACCTCCACCTCGGGGTGGATCCGGCCGTACATCCGGGGAGTGTCGCCGTAGTGCAGGGTGGCCGGGAGCAGGACCGCGCCGGTCTGCTGGGCCAGCAGCGCCGGCCCGGCCGGCATCCGCGCGGTGGATCCGAAGAAGTCCACCTCGACCCCGGAGGCCGACAGGTCCCGGTCCGCGACCAGGCAGACCAGGCCGCCGGAGCGCAGCCTGCGGGCGAGGGTGCCGAAGGCGGCTCCGCCGCTGTGCGGCAGGACCTCCATGCCCAGGCTCTCCCGGTAGGCCACGAACCGGTCGTAGAGGCTCTCGGGCTTGAGCCGCTCGGCGACCGTGGTGAACGGCGCCTTCATGTGGCCGAT is drawn from Streptomyces sp. NBC_01232 and contains these coding sequences:
- the pdxT gene encoding pyridoxal 5'-phosphate synthase glutaminase subunit PdxT — encoded protein: MTNTPVIGVLALQGDVREHLIALAAADAVARPVRRPEELAEVDALVIPGGESTTMSKLAVLFGMLEPLRERVAAGMPVYGTCAGMIMLADKLLDGRADQETLGGIDMIVRRNAFGRQNESFEAKVDFAGIAGGPVEGVFIRAPWVESVGAAAEVLATYDGHTVAVRQGNVLATSFHPELTGDDRVHAYFVDMVRTGL
- the pdxS gene encoding pyridoxal 5'-phosphate synthase lyase subunit PdxS; this translates as MSTLPTSPQSAESAIGTSRVKRGMAEQLKGGVIMDVVNAEQAKIAEDAGAVAVMALERVPADIRKDGGVARMSDPNMIEEIIEAVSIPVMAKSRIGHFVEAQVLQSLGVDYIDESEVLTPADEVNHSDKWAFTTPFVCGATNLGEALRRIAEGAAMIRSKGEAGTGNVVEAVRHLRQIKNEIARLRGYDNNELFAAAKELRAPYELVKEVAELGKLPVVLFSAGGVATPADAALMRQLGAEGVFVGSGIFKSGDPAKRAAAIVKATTFYDDPKIIADASRNLGEAMVGINCDTLPESERYANRGW
- a CDS encoding YebC/PmpR family DNA-binding transcriptional regulator, with amino-acid sequence MSGHSKWATTKHKKAVVDAKRGKLFAKLIKNIEVAARMGGADIDGNPTLFDAIQKAKKSSVPNKNIDSAVKRGGGLEAGGADYETIMYEGYGPNGVAVLIECLTDNRNRAASDVRVAMTRNGGSMADPGSVSYLFNRKGVVLLPKGELSEDDVLETVLDAGAEEVNDLGESFEIISEATDMVAVRTALQAAGIDYDSADSNFLPTMQVELDEEGARKIFKLIDALEDSDDVQNVFANFDVSDEVMEKVDA
- a CDS encoding glycosyltransferase family 4 protein, producing MKIGIVCPYSWDVPGGVQFHIRDLAEHLIRLGHEVSVLAPADDDTPLPPYVVSAGRAVPVPYNGSVARLNFGFLSAARVRRWLHDGTFDVIHIHEPASPSLGLLSCWAAQGPIVATFHTSNPRSRAMIAAYPILQPALEKISARIAVSEYARRTLVEHLGGDAVVIPNGVDVDFFAKAEPNPEWSGQTLGFIGRIDEPRKGLPVLMAAFPKIVEACPDVRLLVAGRGDEEEAVASLPPDLRKRVEFLGMVSDEDKARLLRSVDVYVAPNTGGESFGIILVEALSAGAAVLASDLDAFAQVLDQGGAGDLFANENADALATAAITLLRDPGRRAELSARGAAHVRRFDWSTVGADILAVYETVTDGAAAVGADERVPLRTRLGFSKDVSSS
- the ruvB gene encoding Holliday junction branch migration DNA helicase RuvB; protein product: MNWEDESDDRIVAAAADGEDTAVEAALRPKDLGEFVGQEKVRQQLDLVLKAARQRGATADHVLLSGAPGLGKTTLSMIIAAEMGAPIRITSGPAIQHAGDLAAILSSLQEGEVLFLDEIHRMSRPAEEMLYMAMEDFRVDVIVGKGPGATAIPLELPPFTLVGATTRAGLLPPPLRDRFGFTGHMEFYAPEELERVIHRSARLLDVEIDTAGAAEIAGRSRGTPRIANRLLRRVRDYAQVRADGVINREVAGTALQVYEVDGRGLDRLDRAVLEALLKLFGGGPVGLSTLAVAVGEERETVEEVAEPFLVREGLLARTPRGRVATPAAWAHLGLVPPQHGGSGSSGQQGLFGA
- the ruvC gene encoding crossover junction endodeoxyribonuclease RuvC — its product is MRVLGVDPGLTRCGVGVVEGVAGRPLTMLGVGVVRTPADAELGLRLVAIEQGIEEWLDTHRPEVVAVERVFSQHNVSTVMGTAQASAVAMLCAARRGIPVALHTPSEVKAAVTGSGRADKAQVGAMVTRLLRLDAPPKPADAADALALAICHIWRAPAQNRLQQAVALHASKGRTR
- the ruvA gene encoding Holliday junction branch migration protein RuvA — protein: MIAFVSGPVAALAPTLAVIEVGGVGMAVHCTPNTISGLRMGEQARLATSLVVREDSLTLYGFADDDERQVFEVLQTASGVGPRLAQAMLGVHSPDALRLAVSTGDEKALVAVPGIGKKGAQKLLLELKGKLGAPLGSSGLVGAQRAAASGPAPWTEQLSAALIGLGYASRDAEDAVAAVTPQAEAAIAAGGSAPVPQLLRAALQSLNRAR
- a CDS encoding phosphatidylinositol mannoside acyltransferase; the protein is MGATQDKLVDSLYGLGWAGVKKLPEPAAVALGRRIADFAWKRRGKSVLRLESNLARVVPDAGPERLRELSQAGMRSYMRYWMESFRLPTMDPKRFSTDVEFTDEHLLREALDSGRGVIVALPHLANWDLAGAWAIGHMKAPFTTVAERLKPESLYDRFVAYRESLGMEVLPHSGGAAFGTLARRLRSGGLVCLVADRDLSASGVEVDFFGSTARMPAGPALLAQQTGAVLLPATLHYGDTPRMYGRIHPEVEVPKTGTRTEKTTVMTQAVADVFAWGIAEHPEDWHMLQRLWLDDLEERP